The following proteins come from a genomic window of Pseudomonas sp. J452:
- a CDS encoding VOC family protein yields the protein MSEPNPSILSHVSLGTNRFDQAVAFYDQVLATLGCKRILAHPGAVAWGREYPEFWVQTPINGQPANVGNGTHFGFVAPHKEAVQAFYAAALEAGASPDGPPGPRPDYGEPYYGCFVRDLDGHKIEAAYWDMEQVYELYTEPHNH from the coding sequence ATGTCCGAGCCGAACCCCAGCATCCTGTCCCATGTGTCGCTTGGCACCAACCGCTTCGACCAGGCCGTGGCCTTCTACGACCAGGTCCTGGCCACCCTCGGTTGCAAGCGCATCCTGGCCCATCCCGGTGCGGTGGCCTGGGGCCGCGAATACCCGGAGTTCTGGGTGCAGACGCCGATCAACGGCCAGCCGGCCAATGTCGGCAACGGCACTCACTTCGGCTTCGTCGCCCCGCACAAGGAGGCCGTGCAGGCCTTCTACGCCGCCGCCCTGGAAGCAGGCGCCAGCCCCGACGGCCCGCCCGGGCCACGTCCGGACTATGGCGAGCCCTACTATGGCTGCTTCGTCCGCGACCTCGACGGGCACAAGATCGAAGCCGCCTACTGGGACATGGAACAGGTCTACGAGCTGTATACCGAACCGCACAACCACTGA
- a CDS encoding YciC family protein — protein MNPLSVLRDSFLFCSRNLHSIAPLCLPLIALECLLRAVVAGLVPVAHSPTYELLVGLAIYPLYSAALILFLDARSQGRRPSLRNLLAASVLQWPSFAVLAGLSTLLIMLAAQAFVLPALWVMVKLAFAEYLLVLRGLTPLQAMRESFMLTIGHFWSLLACVLLVIVPLWLLDDWTLQLLGEQPDAVGSLLLDILNGFLQLFSTVVLFRCFMLCTPQPAEESHSS, from the coding sequence ATGAACCCACTCAGCGTCCTGCGCGATTCATTCCTCTTCTGCAGCCGCAACCTGCACAGCATTGCGCCGCTGTGCCTGCCGCTGATTGCCCTGGAGTGCCTGCTGCGCGCCGTGGTCGCCGGCCTGGTGCCGGTCGCGCACTCGCCCACCTACGAGCTGCTGGTCGGCTTGGCCATCTATCCGCTGTACAGCGCCGCGCTGATCCTGTTTCTCGACGCCCGCAGCCAGGGCCGCCGGCCGAGCCTGCGCAACCTGCTGGCGGCCAGCGTGCTGCAGTGGCCGAGCTTCGCCGTGCTGGCCGGGCTGAGCACCCTGCTGATCATGCTGGCGGCGCAGGCCTTCGTGCTGCCGGCGCTGTGGGTGATGGTCAAGCTGGCCTTCGCCGAATACCTGCTGGTGCTGCGCGGGCTGACGCCGCTGCAGGCCATGCGCGAGAGCTTCATGCTGACCATCGGTCACTTCTGGTCGCTGCTGGCCTGCGTGCTGCTGGTGATCGTGCCGCTGTGGCTGCTCGACGACTGGACCCTGCAGCTGCTCGGCGAACAGCCGGATGCGGTGGGCAGCCTGCTGCTGGACATCCTCAACGGCTTCCTCCAGCTGTTCTCCACGGTGGTGCTGTTCCGCTGCTTCATGCTCTGCACCCCGCAACCGGCAGAGGAAAGCCACAGCAGCTAG
- a CDS encoding NYN domain-containing protein: MAAAFPTGPPVKKIALFADVQNLYYTVRQAHACHFNYAALWAEVSASGQIVEAYAYAIDRGDPKQRQFQQILRNLGFEVRLKPFIQRSDGSAKGDWDVGICIDVLDAAPRVDEVVLASGDGDFDLLLDKLRSAHGVSSCVYGVPGLTANSLIRAADRYVPVEGALLLKN; encoded by the coding sequence ATGGCCGCCGCCTTTCCTACAGGTCCCCCCGTGAAGAAAATCGCCCTGTTCGCCGATGTGCAGAACCTCTACTACACCGTGCGCCAGGCCCATGCCTGCCACTTCAACTATGCCGCTCTGTGGGCCGAGGTCAGTGCCAGCGGGCAGATCGTCGAGGCCTACGCCTATGCCATCGACCGTGGCGACCCCAAGCAACGCCAGTTCCAGCAGATCCTGCGCAACCTGGGCTTCGAGGTGCGCCTGAAACCCTTTATCCAGCGCAGCGACGGCTCGGCCAAGGGCGACTGGGACGTGGGCATCTGCATCGATGTGCTGGACGCCGCGCCGCGGGTTGACGAAGTGGTGCTGGCCTCCGGCGACGGCGACTTCGACCTGCTGCTGGACAAACTGCGCAGCGCCCACGGGGTGAGCAGCTGCGTGTATGGCGTGCCTGGGCTGACCGCCAACTCGCTGATCCGCGCCGCCGACCGCTATGTGCCGGTTGAAGGCGCGCTATTGCTGAAAAACTAA
- a CDS encoding PolC-type DNA polymerase III, translated as MQDRIAVIDFETTGMSPAQNARPTEIGVAIIEGGRIVERYQSLMNAGAWIPPFIEQLTGISNAMVRSAPPVAKVMGEVADFVGSTPLLAHNAAFDSKFWDAELGLLRRQRSQRSQEFACSLLLARRLLPEAPSHKLGNLNRWANLPDTGQAHRALADAEMAANLTLLLASRLRERYGVAEVSHAYLCGLQKLSAAKVRALLKA; from the coding sequence ATGCAGGACCGTATTGCCGTAATCGACTTTGAAACCACCGGCATGTCGCCGGCGCAGAATGCCCGGCCGACCGAGATCGGCGTGGCGATCATCGAGGGTGGCCGGATCGTCGAGCGCTACCAGAGCCTGATGAATGCCGGGGCCTGGATTCCGCCCTTTATCGAGCAGCTCACCGGCATCAGCAATGCCATGGTGCGCAGCGCGCCGCCGGTGGCCAAGGTGATGGGCGAGGTGGCCGATTTCGTCGGCAGCACGCCGTTGCTGGCGCATAACGCCGCCTTCGACTCGAAGTTCTGGGATGCCGAGCTGGGCCTGCTGCGCCGCCAGCGCAGCCAGCGCAGCCAGGAGTTCGCCTGCTCGCTGCTGCTGGCCCGGCGGCTGCTGCCGGAGGCGCCCAGCCACAAGTTGGGCAACCTCAACCGCTGGGCCAACCTGCCGGACACCGGCCAGGCGCACCGCGCGCTGGCCGATGCGGAAATGGCCGCCAACCTGACCCTGCTGCTGGCCAGCCGTTTGCGTGAGCGCTACGGCGTGGCCGAAGTCAGCCATGCCTATCTGTGCGGCCTGCAGAAACTCTCGGCGGCCAAGGTGCGCGCGCTGCTCAAGGCGTAG